In one window of Prevotella sp. E13-17 DNA:
- a CDS encoding helix-turn-helix transcriptional regulator, which translates to MMQLNEKLLKELPRILNMTNGAISEKSNIAISTWYRIVQTPSKISVHQLIDLANGLHIPVSRFFSSEYFDEIGKREDYIVCDSFKECYYNGEAIQKVVRSGVVSSYKDAATSVGVHPNRVKESLLAVHRLPVTRLLNFCNAFTLNFFEFVVDPNLQTDSGVLDSRLGIPLLVKPYKHNLAEEYLSEMKKMKAQLLNAQLELDAVRRNQSNNNDMGKNVIKAPVTWFFGIRFLYAYKDMSEPVRAWFQMLVKKERPHETFFFAKTGNEYNTICFYTDDGIKFFEAGCQPPLSDCLFRERIMVGKICAHTLDDNPETIEFSADLVANLREDRKDTADFALFRKEMIQKFS; encoded by the coding sequence ATGATGCAACTTAACGAGAAACTATTGAAAGAGCTTCCACGTATATTGAATATGACGAATGGGGCTATATCGGAGAAGTCTAACATTGCTATATCAACATGGTATAGAATAGTCCAGACTCCATCCAAAATATCAGTACATCAACTAATTGATCTGGCCAATGGCCTGCATATTCCAGTAAGTCGATTCTTTTCATCTGAATACTTTGATGAGATAGGTAAGCGTGAGGATTATATCGTATGTGACAGTTTTAAAGAATGCTATTATAATGGAGAAGCGATTCAAAAAGTTGTCAGATCAGGCGTTGTCTCTTCATATAAAGATGCTGCTACTTCCGTGGGGGTTCATCCTAACCGTGTTAAAGAATCACTTCTTGCGGTACATCGTCTTCCTGTTACTCGCCTACTTAATTTCTGCAACGCATTCACTCTGAATTTTTTTGAATTTGTAGTTGACCCTAATCTCCAAACAGATTCAGGCGTACTTGATAGTCGTTTGGGTATCCCACTATTGGTAAAGCCATATAAACATAATTTAGCAGAAGAATATCTTTCGGAAATGAAGAAGATGAAGGCTCAGCTCCTAAATGCCCAATTGGAACTTGATGCAGTACGTCGTAATCAAAGTAACAATAATGATATGGGAAAAAATGTAATCAAAGCACCTGTGACTTGGTTCTTTGGTATCCGTTTCTTATATGCATATAAAGACATGAGCGAGCCAGTACGCGCATGGTTTCAAATGCTCGTAAAGAAAGAACGGCCTCATGAAACATTCTTCTTCGCTAAAACCGGTAATGAATACAACACCATATGTTTCTATACAGATGATGGCATTAAGTTTTTCGAAGCCGGATGCCAACCTCCACTATCTGATTGTTTGTTCCGTGAAAGGATAATGGTAGGAAAGATTTGTGCACATACTCTAGATGACAATCCAGAAACTATAGAATTCTCTGCTGACTTGGTTGCCAATCTCAGAGAGGACAGAAAGGACACTGCGGACTTTGCATTGTTCAGGAAAGAAATGATACAAAAGTTTAGTTAA
- a CDS encoding T9SS type A sorting domain-containing protein, whose protein sequence is MKKFVLLLAFAICSSYGFAQEPVLSFNGDLYFIPGSMTKEGEAFLVSVNTFDRKGFTIYDGDFNTVRDFTDPAMGQPYQERVVTLTRVCDLGNSGGSITRAAASDEWTVVDDQTNEYTTSSTINSFELYSDNNSYHSRHLYVSQTLFDDDDDFEYVRSRQTIVPVSMKYADYVKEHSTGNDGNILSPSYGDEKLDSIMRESGADNYEWFWDDESGKRLLRLYKHEHYGGIYTEGVEIATLDGTVKAFLPGISYISSAYYFRGKCYVQGYGSDNSRVLYLLGNDATGIREVSRSKADFSIRRVGSNIVFDNETGGQLTLVVSAMDGKVVRSLNAKRGSNQLSVSGLMSGVYNVTLYQQSSPVKSSKIIIKN, encoded by the coding sequence ATGAAGAAGTTTGTATTATTACTGGCATTTGCCATTTGTAGCTCCTATGGTTTTGCACAGGAGCCAGTGCTCTCCTTCAATGGAGATTTGTATTTCATCCCAGGCTCCATGACTAAAGAAGGAGAGGCTTTCCTTGTGTCGGTGAACACTTTCGACAGGAAAGGTTTTACCATTTATGACGGCGACTTTAACACGGTCAGGGATTTCACAGACCCTGCCATGGGGCAGCCTTATCAGGAGCGCGTCGTCACACTGACACGCGTTTGCGACCTCGGCAACAGTGGCGGATCGATTACAAGAGCAGCTGCAAGCGATGAATGGACGGTTGTGGACGACCAGACCAACGAATATACAACGAGTTCGACAATCAATAGCTTTGAGTTGTATTCCGACAACAACAGCTATCATTCTCGTCACCTCTATGTAAGCCAGACATTGTTCGACGATGACGATGATTTCGAATATGTGCGGTCAAGACAAACCATTGTGCCCGTCAGCATGAAATATGCAGACTACGTCAAGGAGCATTCGACTGGCAATGACGGCAATATTCTCTCACCATCTTACGGCGACGAGAAGCTTGACTCCATCATGAGGGAAAGCGGAGCCGACAACTATGAGTGGTTTTGGGATGATGAAAGTGGCAAACGACTGCTCAGGCTTTACAAACATGAGCATTATGGTGGAATCTATACCGAAGGAGTGGAGATTGCGACATTAGATGGAACGGTCAAGGCATTCCTGCCGGGCATATCCTACATCTCTTCAGCCTATTATTTCAGAGGGAAATGCTATGTCCAGGGATATGGCAGCGACAACAGCCGCGTATTATATCTTTTAGGAAACGATGCAACAGGGATTAGGGAAGTAAGCCGTTCCAAGGCTGATTTCTCAATAAGAAGAGTGGGTAGTAATATAGTCTTTGACAATGAAACCGGCGGACAGTTGACGCTTGTAGTTTCTGCTATGGACGGCAAGGTGGTAAGGTCGCTGAATGCAAAACGAGGCAGTAATCAGCTCTCTGTCAGCGGGCTAATGAGTGGTGTTTATAACGTCACGCTCTATCAGCAGTCCAGCCCTGTAAAGTCTTCAAAAATCATCATAAAGAACTAG
- the prfA gene encoding peptide chain release factor 1, translating to MAETTNSILQKLDGLESRFEEVSTLITDPAVIADQQRFVKLTKEYKDLGDIMDARKRYINCLNSIKEAKDILANEDDPEMKEMAREELSTNEALQPQLEEEIKIALIPKDPEDAKNVQMEIRAGTGGDEACLFAGDLFKMYKNYCEAKGWQLSVTDFNEGAVGGYKEIDFAVSGTDVYGTLKYESGVHRVQRVPVTESNGRMQTSAATVAVLPEADKFEVHINEGEIKWDTFRSSGAGGQNVNKVESGVRLRYMWKNPNTGETEEILIECTETRDQPKNKERALSRLYTFIYDKEHQKYMDDIASRRKTLVSTGDRSAKIRTYNFPQGRVTDHRIGYTTHDLQGFLGGDIQAMIDALTVAENAERMKENEL from the coding sequence ATGGCAGAAACAACAAACAGCATTTTGCAAAAGCTGGACGGACTGGAAAGTCGCTTCGAAGAGGTATCAACTCTGATTACTGACCCTGCAGTGATTGCAGACCAACAGCGATTCGTGAAACTGACGAAAGAGTACAAAGACCTGGGCGACATCATGGACGCACGCAAGCGTTATATCAACTGCCTAAACAGCATCAAGGAGGCAAAGGATATACTGGCCAACGAAGACGACCCCGAAATGAAAGAGATGGCCCGTGAAGAGCTGTCAACCAACGAGGCGCTACAGCCACAACTCGAAGAGGAAATCAAGATTGCCCTGATACCTAAAGACCCCGAGGATGCAAAGAACGTGCAGATGGAGATTCGCGCAGGAACTGGCGGCGACGAAGCCTGTCTATTTGCCGGGGATCTGTTTAAGATGTACAAGAACTACTGTGAGGCCAAAGGTTGGCAACTCAGCGTCACCGACTTCAACGAAGGTGCTGTGGGGGGGTATAAGGAAATTGACTTCGCCGTAAGTGGTACCGACGTATATGGCACGCTGAAATACGAATCGGGCGTTCACCGCGTGCAGCGAGTGCCCGTCACCGAGTCTAACGGACGCATGCAGACTAGTGCTGCAACAGTTGCCGTATTGCCAGAAGCCGACAAATTCGAGGTTCATATCAATGAAGGCGAAATCAAATGGGACACCTTCCGCTCGAGCGGTGCTGGCGGTCAGAACGTCAACAAGGTAGAATCGGGTGTTCGCCTGCGCTATATGTGGAAGAATCCCAATACAGGTGAGACAGAGGAAATCCTGATTGAATGTACGGAGACACGCGACCAACCCAAGAATAAGGAACGCGCACTTTCCCGTCTCTACACCTTCATCTACGACAAAGAACACCAGAAATACATGGACGACATAGCAAGTCGCCGCAAGACATTGGTCAGCACTGGCGACCGCTCGGCGAAGATCCGCACCTACAACTTCCCACAAGGCCGTGTCACCGACCACCGTATCGGTTATACTACTCACGATTTACAAGGATTTCTGGGGGGCGACATTCAAGCCATGATTGACGCCTTGACCGTAGCAGAGAACGCAGAACGCATGAAAGAAAACGAATTATAA